In a genomic window of Physeter macrocephalus isolate SW-GA chromosome 14, ASM283717v5, whole genome shotgun sequence:
- the FTSJ3 gene encoding pre-rRNA 2'-O-ribose RNA methyltransferase FTSJ3, whose amino-acid sequence MGKKGKVGKSRRDKFYHLAKETGYRSRSAFKLIQLNRRFQFLQKARALLDLCAAPGGWLQVATKFMPVSSLIVGVDLVPIKPLPNVVTLQEDITTERCRQALRKELKTWKVDVVLNDGAPNVGASWVHDAYSQAHLTLMALRLACDFLGRGGCFITKVFRSRDYQPLLWIFQQLFRHVQATKPQASRHESAEIFVVCQGFLAPDKVDSKFFDPKFAFKEVEVQAKTVTELVTKKKPKAEGYAEGDLTLYHRTSVTDFLRAANPVDFLSKASEISLDDEELARHPATTEDIRACCQDIRVLGRKELRSLLNWRTKLRRYVAKKLKEQAKAMDISLSSGEEEEGEEEESAAAMGPQPSEEEQEEQQLNRTLAEMKAQELAELKRKKRKLLREQRKQRERVELRMDLPGVSIADEGETGMFSLRTIRGHQLLEEVTQGDMSAADTFLSDLPRDDIYISDVEEEDDTSLDSDLDPEELAGVREPQRRKDQKCVRFAEAQDGKEEEEEENPLLVPLEEKALLQEEQASLWFSKDGFSGIGDDADEALEISQAQLLYESRRKGQQLPPPPSGVKMENKPPPCQDEAPERAEAPSGTEAATGPGGEERDGSSDSDSSSSEGEESWKPCHRKKRSRGPKSDDDDVGFEIVPIKDPVKHRILDPEGLALGAIIASSKKAKRDLIDDSFSRYTFNEDEGELPDWFVQEEQQHRIRQLPIDKKEVEHYRKRWREINARPIKKVAEAKARKKRRMLKKLEQTKKKAEAVVNTVDISEREKVAQLRSLYKKAGLGKEKRQVTYVVAKKGVGRKVGRPAGVRGHFKVVDSRMKKDQRAQQRKEQKKKHRRK is encoded by the exons ATGGGCAAAAAGGGCAAAGTCGGGAAGAGCCGGCGAGACAAGTTCTATCACTTGGCAAAGGAGACGG GTTACCGTTCGCGCTCTGCTTTCAAGCTGATCCAGCTGAATCGCCGCTTTCAATTTCTGCAGAAAGCCCGAGCCTTGCTGGACCTGTGCGCTGCACCGGGTGGATG gcTGCAAGTGGCCACCAAGTTTATGCCTGTATCCAGCCTTATTGTGG GAGTGGATCTGGTTCCAATCAAGCCTCTTCCCAATGTGGTGACACTGCAGGAGGACATCACAACAGAACGCTGTAGGCAG gCCCTGAGGAAGGAGCTGAAAACCTGGAAAGTTGATGTTGTGCTCAATGACGGGGCCCCCAACGTCGGGGCTAGCTGGGTCCATGATGCTTACTCACAAG CCCATTTGACACTGATGGCTCTGCGTTTGGCTTGTGATTTTCTGGGCCGTGGTGGCTGCTTCATCACAAAGGTTTTCCGTTCCCGTGACTATCAGCCCTTACTATGGATCTTCCAGCAGCTCTTCCGCCATGTCCAGGCCACCAAGCCCCAAGCCTCTCGTCACGAATCTGCAGAGATCTTTGTAGTCTGCCAGG GATTCCTGGCTCCCGACAAGGTTGACAGTAAATTCTTTGATCCCAAATTTGCCTTCAAGGAGGTTGAAGTTCAGGCCAAGACTGTTACTGAATTGGTGACTAAAAAGAAGCCAAAG GCTGAAGGCTATGCTGAGGGTGACCTCACACTCTATCACCGAACCTCAGTCACTGACTTCCTCCGAGCTGCCAACCCTGTTGACTTCCTCTCCAAAGCCAGTGAA ATCTCGCTAGACGATGAAGAGTTGGCACGGCATCCAGCTACCACTGAGGACATCCGGGCGTGCTGTCAGGATATCAGAGTGCTGGGGCGTAAGGAGCTCAG GTCCCTACTGAACTGGAGAACGAAGCTTCGGCGGTATGTGGCCAAGAAACTGAAAGAACAAGCAAAGGCAATGGACATCAG CCTCAGctcaggggaggaagaggaaggtgaAGAGGAGGAGTCAGCAGCTGCGATGGGGCCGCAGCCCtcggaggaggagcaggaggagcagCAGCTGAACCGGACCCTGGCAGAGATGAAGGCCCAGGAGTTGGCGGAGTTAAAGAg gaagaaaaggaagctgCTGCGGGAGCAGAGGAAGCAGCGGGAGCGTGTGGAGCTGAGGATGGACCTTCCCGGGGTCTCCATTGCAGACGAGGGCGAGACTGGCATGTTCTCCCTGCGCACCATCCGGGGTCACCAG CTGTTAGAGGAGGTAACACAGGGGGACATGAGTGCTGCAGACACGTTTTTGTCTGATCTGCCAAGAGACGACATCTACATATCAGATGTTGAGGAGGAGGATGATACATCTCTGGATAGTGACCTGGATCCAGAGGAGCTGGCAGGAGTCAGAGAACCTCAGCGTCGAAAGGACCAAAAGTG TGTACGGTTTGCTGAAGCACAAGATggtaaagaggaggaggaagaagagaatccATTGCTGGTGCCATTGGAGGAAAAGGCACTACTGCAGGAAGAACAGGCCAGCCTGTGGTTCTCAAAG GATGGCTTCAGTGGGATCGGGGATGATGCCGACGAGGCCCTGGAGATCAGCCAGGCCCAGCTGTTGTACGAGAGCCGTCGCAAGGGGCAGCAGCTGCCACCACCGCCTTCCGGTGTGAAGATGGAGAACAAACCTCCCCCGTGCCAGGACGAGGCCCCTGAGAGGGCAGAGGCTCCTTCAGGGACAGAGGCTGCCACCGGCCCTGGCggggaagagagagatggcagTTCTGACAgtgacagcagcagcagtgagGGTGAAGAGAG CTGGAAACCATGCCACAGGAAGAAGCGAAGCCGTGGGCCTAAgtcagatgatgatgatgttgggtTTGAGATCGTGCCTATCAAGGACCCAG tgAAACATCGGATACTGGACCCTGAAGGCCTTGCTCTAGGTGCTATTATTGCTTCTTCCAAAAAAGCCAAGAGGGACCTCATAGATGACTCCTTCAGCCG GTACACATTTAATGAGGATGAGGGGGAGCTTCCAGACTGGTTTGTGCAGGAGGAACAGCAGCACAGGATACGACAATTGCCTATTGATAAGAAGGAGGTGGAGCATTACCGGAAACGCTGGCGTGAAATCAATGCACGTCCCATCAAGAAAGTGGCTGAGGCCAAGGCCAGGAAGAAACGGAGG ATGCTGAAGAAGCTGGAGCAAACCAAGAAGAAGGCAGAAGCTGTGGTCAACACAGTGGACATCTCAGAACGGGAGAAAGTGGCACAGCTTCGAAG
- the PSMC5 gene encoding 26S proteasome regulatory subunit 8 — protein MALDGPEQMELEEGKAGSGLRQYYLSKIEELQLIVNDKSQNLRRLQAQRNELNAKVRLLREELQLLQEQGSYVGEVVRAMDKKKVLVKVHPEGKFVVDVDKNIDINDVTPNCRVALRNDSYTLHKILPNKVDPLVSLMMVEKVPDSTYEMIGGLDKQIKEIKEVIELPVKHPELFEALGIAQPKGVLLYGPPGTGKTLLARAVAHHTDCTFIRVSGSELVQKFIGEGARMVRELFVMAREHAPSIIFMDEIDSIGSSRLEGGSGGDSEVQRTMLELLNQLDGFEATKNIKVIMATNRIDILDSALLRPGRIDRKIEFPPPNEEARLDILKIHSRKMNLTRGINLRKIAELMPGASGAEVKGVCTEAGMYALRERRVHVTQEDFEMAVAKVMQKDSEKNMSIKKLWK, from the exons ATGGCGCTTGACGGACCAGAGCAG ATGGAGCTGGAAGAGGGGAAGGCAGGCAGTGGACTCCGCCAGTATTATCTGTCCAAGATTGAAGAACTCCAG CTGATTGTGAATGATAAGAGCCAAAATCTCCGGAGGCTGCAGGCACAGAGGAATGAGCTTAATGCAAAAG TTCGCCTGTTGCGGGAAGAGCTACAGCTGCTGCAGGAACAGGGCTCCTACGTGGGGGAAGTAGTCCGGGCCATGGATAAGAAGAAAGTGTTGGTTAAG GTACATCCTGAGGGCAAGTTTGTCGTAGACGTAGATAAGAACATCGACATCAATGAT GTGACACCCAATTGCCGGGTGGCTCTCAGAAATGACAGCTACACTCTGCACAAGATTCTGCCCAACAAGGTAGACCCACTGGTGTCACTGATGATGGTGGAGAAGGTGCCAGATTCAACTTACGAGATGATTGGTGGGCTGGACAAGCAGATCAAGGAGATCAAAGAAGTGATTGAGCTGCCCGTTAAGCATCCTGAGCTCTTTGAAGCGCTGGGCATTGCGCAGCCCAAG GGAGTGCTGCTGTATGGACCCCCAGGCACTGGGAAGACACTGTTGGCCCGGGCTGTGGCTCATCATACAGACTGTACTTTCATTCGTGTCTCTGGCTCTGAATTGGTGCAGAAATTCATCGGGGAAG GGGCAAGAATGGTGAGGGAACTGTTTGTCATGGCCCGAGAACACGCTCCATCTATCATCTTCATGGACGAAATCGACTCCATCGGCTCCTCCCGGCTGGAGGGAGGCTCCGGAGGGGACAGTGAAGTCCAGCGCACGATGCTGGAGCTGCTCAACCAGCTGGATGGCTTCGAGGCCACCAAGAACATCAAG GTCATCATGGCGACTAACAGGATTGACATCCTGGACTCAGCGCTGCTCCGCCCAGGGCGCATTGACAGAAAAATTGAATTCCCTCCCCCCAACGAGGAG GCTCGGCTGGACATCTTGAAGATCCATTCTCGGAAAATGAACCTGACCCGGGGGATCAACCTGAGAAAAATTGCTGAGCTCATGCCTGGAGCATCAGGGGCTGAAGTGAAG GGCGTGTGCACTGAAGCCGGCATGTACGCACTGCGGGAGCGGCGAGTCCACGTCACCCAGGAGGACTTCGAGATGGCAGTAGCCAAG gtcaTGCAAAAGGACAGTGAGAAAAACATGTCCATCAAGAAGCTATGGAAGTGA
- the SMARCD2 gene encoding SWI/SNF-related matrix-associated actin-dependent regulator of chromatin subfamily D member 2 isoform X1, translated as MSGRGAGGFPLPPLSPGGGAVAAALGAPPPPAGPGMLPGPALRGPGPAGGVGGPGAAAFRPMGPAGPAAQFQRPGMSPGSRMPMAGLQVGPPAGSPFGSAAPLRPGMPPTMMDPFRKRLLVPQAQPPMPAQRRGLKRRKMADKVLPQRIRELVPESQAYMDLLAFERKLDQTIARKRMEIQEAIKKPLTQKRKLRIYISNTFSPSKAEGDSAGTAGTPGGNPAGDKVASWELRVEGKLLDDPSKQKRKFSSFFKSLVIELDKELYGPDNHLVEWHRMPTTQETDGFQVKRPGDLNVKCTLLLMLDHQPPQYKLDPRLARLLGVHTQTRAAIMQALWLYIKHNQLQDGHEREYINCNRYFRQIFSCGRLRFSEIPMKLAGLLQHPDPIVINHVISVDPNDQKKTACYDIDVEVDDPLKAQMSNFLASTTNQQEIASLDVKIHETIESINQLKTQRDFMLSFSTDPQDFIQEWLRSQRRDLKIITDVIGNPEEERRAAFYHQPWAQEAVGRHIFAKVQQRRQELEQVLGIRLT; from the exons ATGTCGGGCCGTGGCGCGGGCGGGTTCCCGCTGCCCCCGCTGAGCCCTGGCGGCGGCGCCGTTGCCGCGGCCCTGGGAGCTCCGCCTCCGCCAGCAGGACCCGGCATGCTGCCTGGACCGGCGCTCAGGGGGCCCGGGCCGGCTGGAGGCGTGGGGGGCCCCGGGGCCGCCGCCTTCCGCCCCATGGGCCCCGCGGGCCCTGCGGCGCAGTTCCAG AGGCCTGGCATGTCACCCGGGAGCCGGATGCCCATGGCTGGCTTGCAGGTGGGACCCCCTGCCGGCTCCCCATTTGGCTCAGCTGCTCCACTTCGACCTGGCATGCCACCCACCATGATGGACCCATTCCGAAAACGCCTGCTtgtgccccaggcccagcccccgaTGCCTGCCCAGCGCCGGGG GTTAAAGAGGAGGAAGATGGCAGATAAAGTTCTACCTCAGCGA atTCGGGAGCTTGTCCCAGAGTCTCAGGCGTACATGGATCTCTTGGCTTTTGAGCGGAAGCTGGACCAGACCATTGCTCGAAAGCGGATGGAGATCCAGGAGGCCATCAAAAAGCCTCTGACG CAAAAACGAAAGCTGCGGATCTATATTTCTAATACGTTCAGTCCCAGCAAGGCAGAAGGTGATAGTGCAGGAACCGCAGGGACCCCTGGGGGAAACCCTGCAGGGGACAAG GTGGCTTCCTGGGAACTCCGAGTAGAGGGAAAACTGCTGGATGAT CCTAGTAAACAGAAGAGgaagttttcttcattctttaagAGCCTCGTCATTGAGCTGGACAAGGAACTCTACGGGCCTGACAACCACCTGGTGGAG TGGCACCGGATGCCCACCACCCAGGAGACAGATGGCTTCCAGGTGAAACGGCCCGGAGACCTCAACGTCAAGTGCACCCTCCTGCTCATGCTGGATCACCAG CCTCCCCAGTACAAGTTGGACCCCCGACTGGCGAGGCTGCTGGGGGTGCACACACAGACGAGGGCTGCCATCATGCAGGCCCTGTGGCTCTACATCAAACACAACCAGCTGCAGGACGGCCACGAGCGGGAGTACATCAACTGCAACCGGTACTTCCGCCAG ATCTTCAGCTGCGGCCGACTCCGTTTCTCTGAGATCCCCATGAAGCTGGCCGGGTTGCTGCAGCACCCAGACCCCATTGTCATCAACCATGTCATTAG CGTGGACCCTAACGACCAGAAGAAGACAGCCTGTTACGACATTGATGTGGAGGTGGATGACCCGCTCAAGGCCCAGATGAGCAATTTTCTGGCCTCCACCACCAATCAGCAGGAGATCGCCTCTCTTGATGTCAAG ATCCATGAGACCATTGAGTCCATCAACCAGCTGAAGACCCAGAGGGATTTCATGCTCAGTTTTAGCACTGACCCCCAGGACTTCATCCAGGAATGGCTCCGTTCCCAGCGCCGGGACCTCAAG ATCATCACTGATGTGATTGGGAATCCTGAGGAGGAGAGACGAGCTGCTTTCTACCACCAGCCCTGGGCCCAGGAAGCAGTGGGGAGGCACATCTTTGCCAAG gtgCAGCAGCGAAGGCAGGAACTGGAACAGGTGCTGGGAATCCGCCTGACCTAA
- the SMARCD2 gene encoding SWI/SNF-related matrix-associated actin-dependent regulator of chromatin subfamily D member 2 isoform X2 — MSPGSRMPMAGLQVGPPAGSPFGSAAPLRPGMPPTMMDPFRKRLLVPQAQPPMPAQRRGLKRRKMADKVLPQRIRELVPESQAYMDLLAFERKLDQTIARKRMEIQEAIKKPLTQKRKLRIYISNTFSPSKAEGDSAGTAGTPGGNPAGDKVASWELRVEGKLLDDPSKQKRKFSSFFKSLVIELDKELYGPDNHLVEWHRMPTTQETDGFQVKRPGDLNVKCTLLLMLDHQPPQYKLDPRLARLLGVHTQTRAAIMQALWLYIKHNQLQDGHEREYINCNRYFRQIFSCGRLRFSEIPMKLAGLLQHPDPIVINHVISVDPNDQKKTACYDIDVEVDDPLKAQMSNFLASTTNQQEIASLDVKIHETIESINQLKTQRDFMLSFSTDPQDFIQEWLRSQRRDLKIITDVIGNPEEERRAAFYHQPWAQEAVGRHIFAKVQQRRQELEQVLGIRLT; from the exons ATGTCACCCGGGAGCCGGATGCCCATGGCTGGCTTGCAGGTGGGACCCCCTGCCGGCTCCCCATTTGGCTCAGCTGCTCCACTTCGACCTGGCATGCCACCCACCATGATGGACCCATTCCGAAAACGCCTGCTtgtgccccaggcccagcccccgaTGCCTGCCCAGCGCCGGGG GTTAAAGAGGAGGAAGATGGCAGATAAAGTTCTACCTCAGCGA atTCGGGAGCTTGTCCCAGAGTCTCAGGCGTACATGGATCTCTTGGCTTTTGAGCGGAAGCTGGACCAGACCATTGCTCGAAAGCGGATGGAGATCCAGGAGGCCATCAAAAAGCCTCTGACG CAAAAACGAAAGCTGCGGATCTATATTTCTAATACGTTCAGTCCCAGCAAGGCAGAAGGTGATAGTGCAGGAACCGCAGGGACCCCTGGGGGAAACCCTGCAGGGGACAAG GTGGCTTCCTGGGAACTCCGAGTAGAGGGAAAACTGCTGGATGAT CCTAGTAAACAGAAGAGgaagttttcttcattctttaagAGCCTCGTCATTGAGCTGGACAAGGAACTCTACGGGCCTGACAACCACCTGGTGGAG TGGCACCGGATGCCCACCACCCAGGAGACAGATGGCTTCCAGGTGAAACGGCCCGGAGACCTCAACGTCAAGTGCACCCTCCTGCTCATGCTGGATCACCAG CCTCCCCAGTACAAGTTGGACCCCCGACTGGCGAGGCTGCTGGGGGTGCACACACAGACGAGGGCTGCCATCATGCAGGCCCTGTGGCTCTACATCAAACACAACCAGCTGCAGGACGGCCACGAGCGGGAGTACATCAACTGCAACCGGTACTTCCGCCAG ATCTTCAGCTGCGGCCGACTCCGTTTCTCTGAGATCCCCATGAAGCTGGCCGGGTTGCTGCAGCACCCAGACCCCATTGTCATCAACCATGTCATTAG CGTGGACCCTAACGACCAGAAGAAGACAGCCTGTTACGACATTGATGTGGAGGTGGATGACCCGCTCAAGGCCCAGATGAGCAATTTTCTGGCCTCCACCACCAATCAGCAGGAGATCGCCTCTCTTGATGTCAAG ATCCATGAGACCATTGAGTCCATCAACCAGCTGAAGACCCAGAGGGATTTCATGCTCAGTTTTAGCACTGACCCCCAGGACTTCATCCAGGAATGGCTCCGTTCCCAGCGCCGGGACCTCAAG ATCATCACTGATGTGATTGGGAATCCTGAGGAGGAGAGACGAGCTGCTTTCTACCACCAGCCCTGGGCCCAGGAAGCAGTGGGGAGGCACATCTTTGCCAAG gtgCAGCAGCGAAGGCAGGAACTGGAACAGGTGCTGGGAATCCGCCTGACCTAA